A single window of Amphiura filiformis chromosome 17, Afil_fr2py, whole genome shotgun sequence DNA harbors:
- the LOC140138228 gene encoding uncharacterized protein → MENMKQLKWLKAIKRPFLTNITWRRVCGDHFREYQWTSNKAYIKPNAIPTCNIDSSKHPTNNNDHGQEDTSNTHNLQYPPHPPPSYEEALKLLKLRKCDDSSQHPINHHHDHDHGIEDSSQHPINHHHDHDHGIEEEEEEFEDEEEHSTETVSDTIDHKCYCKPQPATNSSPIDTPNTHILQYPPHPPPSYGDALKLGKCDDDVPILYSTPSVADVHGYEGRLPGYRPIIVKCIKAPDPKIEEKLNTLKKENRKLKKKLAQRIRRSKLREAKLKGKVNELIKQIKKLTVNLKDPTPNEIVNHVSKYLKGSSFTFFKLQITQNKKKKNGRRYTYLDKIFSITLYYQSPKCYRFLRKSFILPNKRTISNWLKDVQFKAGFNEDIFDVLREKVEKMKQEERVCCLLLDEVSLKEGLSYDRAEDGVEGVEDFGMLGKTKTIANHGLVFMVRGLYTNWKQPLCYFLCRDCTSGAKLAELIKLECIKRLFEIGLIVKSCICDQGTNNRVMFEEFKITDEKPFITMSMFEHVKEENPLYTMYKEKIYFLYDPPHLLKNIRNNLHNHDIQFGDKIAKWSHIESFYLKEKERGHMGYKAAFKLTDKHIYLPAFSRMSVKRAAQVLSHSVASGISSHVALGDLPAEAIHTAEFCERMDQLFNSFNSQSKRAPLDKKWKNACSSKSNHTTRS, encoded by the exons ATGGAAAATATGAA ACAACTGAAGTGGCTCAAGGCCATAAAGAGGCCATTCCTCACCAATATTACTTGGCGACGGGTATGTGGTGACCACTTCCGTGAATACCAATGGACTAGTAATAAGGCTTACATAAAACCAAATGCCATACCAACATGCA ATATTGATTCCAGTAAGCATCCAACCAACAACAATGATCATGGACAGGAAG ATACATCTAACACACATAACTTGCAGTACCCACCGCATCCACCACCATCCTATGAAGAGGCTCTGAAATTGCTGAAATTGAGGAAATGTGACG ATTCCAGCCAGCATCCAATAaaccaccatcatgaccatgatcATGGAATAGAAG ATTCCAGCCAGCATCCAATAaaccaccatcatgaccatgatcATGGAATAGAAG aagaggaagaagaatTTGAAGATGAAGAGGAACACTCAACTGAAACAGTTTCAG ATACAATAGACCACAAGTGTTACTGCAAACCTCAACCAGCAACAAATAGTTCCCCAATAG ATACACCTAACACACATATTTTGCAGTACCCACCACACCCACCACCATCCTATGGAGATGCTCTGAAATTGGGGAAATGTGATG ATGATGTGCCAATACTCTATTCCACACCATCTGTAGCAGATGTCCATGGATATGAAGGTCGTTTACCTG GTTACAGACCAATTATTGTTAAATGTATAAAAGCACCTGATCCAAAAATAGAAGAGAAACTCAACACTCTGAAAAAGGAAAacagaaaactgaaaaaaaaattagcACAACGAATCAGGAGGAGTAAATTAAGGGAAGCTAAATTAAAGGGAaaagtaaatgaattaattaaaCAGATCAAGAAACTTACAGTCAATTTAAAAGATCCAACACCAAATGAAATTGTTAATCATGTCAGTAAATATTTGAAAGGGTCTTCCTTTACGtttttcaaattacaaataacgcaaaacaaaaaaaagaaaaatggccgaagatatacatatttagacaaaattttctcaattactTTGTACTATCAATCCCCCAAGTGTTACAGATTTTTACGTAAGTCTTTTATACTTCCCAATAAGCGCACCATTTCTAATTGGTTAAAAGATGTACAATTTAAAGCAGGATTTAACGAAGATATTTTTGATGTGTTAAGGGAGAAGGTTGAGAAGATGAAGCAGGAGGAGAGAGTTTGTTGTTTGTTATTAGATGAGGTAAGTTTGAAGGAGGGGTTGTCGTATGATAGAGCTGAAGATGGAGTAGAAGGTGTTGAAGATTTTGGTATGTTGGGCAAGACGAAGACGATAGCGAATCATGGTTTAGTATTTATGGTGAGAGGTTTGTATACTAACTGGAAGCAACCactttgttattttttatgtAGAGACTGTACTTCCGGAGCAAAATTAGCAGAACTAATCAAACTAGAGTGTATAAAAAGATTATTTGAAATAGGATTAATAGTAAAATCATGCATATGTGATCAAGGTACCAATAATCGAGTCATGTTTGAGGAATTCAAGATAACTGATGAAAAGCCTTTTATTACTATGAGCATGTTTGAGCACGTCAAAGAAGAAAACCCTTTATATACTATGTACAAAGAAAagatttattttttatatgatcCCCCACATTTGCtaaaaaatattagaaataatTTACATAATCATGACATACAATTTGGGGACAAAATTGCAAAATGGTCCCATATTGAGAGTTTTTACTTGAAGGAGAAAGAACGTGGGCACATGGGTTACAAGGCAGCATTTAAGCTCACGGATAAACATATATACTTGCCTGCCTTCTCTAGAATGAGCGTGAAGCGTGCTGCCCAAGTTCTTTCTCATTCAGTAGCCTCTGGTATAAGCAGTCATGTAGCTTTAGGAGATCTTCCTGCAGAGGCAATTCATACAGCAGAATTCTGCGAAAGAATGGATCAATTATTTAATTCATTCAATAGTCAATCAAAAAGAGCACCATTagataaaaaatggaaaaatgcgtgttcatcaaaatcaaatcat ACAACCAGATCTTGA